From one Acidobacteriota bacterium genomic stretch:
- a CDS encoding PqqD family protein: MSEINLLDLKPVRSCEWEGDGECVSLVIPRFRFPLLRKWLLPRLKNPYYRVKLDVIGTLVWKACDGKTTVREIAERLRSHFGERVEPVYDRLSFFLSQLERGGFISYPEVREMARRK, from the coding sequence GTGAGTGAGATAAACCTTCTCGATCTTAAACCGGTTCGCTCCTGCGAATGGGAGGGTGATGGGGAATGCGTTTCCCTCGTTATTCCCCGGTTCCGTTTCCCCTTGCTTAGAAAGTGGCTTCTCCCCCGGTTGAAGAACCCGTACTACCGGGTGAAGTTGGATGTTATAGGAACCCTGGTGTGGAAGGCATGTGATGGCAAAACAACGGTAAGGGAGATAGCCGAAAGACTTCGCTCCCATTTTGGGGAGAGGGTAGAGCCGGTTTACGATCGGTTGAGCTTCTTCCTTTCCCAACTTGAGCGAGGTGGGTTTATCTCTTATCCCGAGGTTAGAGAGATGGCAAGAAGAAAGTGA